A DNA window from Candidatus Eremiobacterota bacterium contains the following coding sequences:
- a CDS encoding PAC2 family protein yields MSYRMLGRPKLRDPVLVASWPGIGNIGLIAVDYARKQLDAKACAEIEPWDFFYPRGISVKAGILEKLNFPSSIFYYKRFKERDIVFFVGEEQPNEGIRRYAGGRKAYDMAHIVMEIAKKLGCRRVFTSGAAVSLVHHTTQPRVWAVTNQEGLLKEVRHLPNTILMSDVHGRKRQGAISGLNGLLLGVAKEQEMEAFCLMGEIPVYLQGLMLPYPQASKSVLEVLSLMTGLEVDYGPLDQWALKIHERVEELMEEFSKSLPTQIRKGVTEGLEQLKTPKPSDGQFTGDDARKAIEEIERFFKQGGTGDEEGAL; encoded by the coding sequence ATGAGCTACAGAATGTTAGGAAGGCCGAAGCTCCGGGACCCTGTGCTTGTGGCGAGCTGGCCCGGCATAGGGAATATAGGCCTGATAGCCGTTGACTACGCAAGAAAGCAGCTTGATGCCAAAGCCTGTGCTGAAATTGAGCCATGGGACTTCTTTTATCCCAGGGGTATCTCCGTGAAGGCGGGAATCCTGGAGAAGCTCAATTTCCCTTCAAGCATATTCTACTACAAGAGGTTCAAGGAGAGGGACATTGTGTTCTTTGTGGGCGAAGAGCAGCCAAACGAAGGCATCAGGCGCTATGCGGGCGGAAGAAAAGCCTATGACATGGCTCATATTGTCATGGAAATCGCTAAAAAGCTCGGCTGCCGGAGAGTATTCACCTCGGGGGCTGCCGTGTCACTGGTACATCATACGACGCAGCCCCGTGTGTGGGCCGTGACTAATCAGGAAGGGCTTCTTAAAGAGGTGAGGCATCTCCCCAACACGATTCTTATGTCAGATGTGCACGGGAGAAAGAGGCAGGGGGCTATTTCGGGCCTCAACGGGCTCCTTCTCGGTGTAGCAAAGGAGCAGGAGATGGAAGCCTTCTGCCTTATGGGCGAGATACCGGTCTATCTCCAGGGTCTCATGCTTCCCTATCCTCAGGCATCGAAATCCGTGCTGGAGGTGCTTTCCCTGATGACAGGCCTGGAGGTGGATTACGGCCCTCTTGACCAGTGGGCCCTGAAGATCCATGAGAGAGTTGAGGAGCTGATGGAGGAATTCAGCAAGTCTCTCCCCACGCAGATAAGGAAAGGAGTCACCGAGGGCCTTGAACAGCTCAAGACCCCCAAGCCCTCCGACGGGCAGTTTACCGGTGATGACGCCAGGAAAGCCATAGAAGAGATAGAAAGGTTCTTCAAGCAGGGAGGAACAGGCGATGAAGAAGGGGCCCTATAA
- a CDS encoding Rrf2 family transcriptional regulator — MSHILRVSEAASIAFHTMVLMAADPQKLFTAHQISQMLEVSENHLSKVMQRLAKAGLVKAERGPSGGYRIGKDTRKVTLLHVYEAIEGPMDMSACLLSEKRSCGDKCLMGSLLVQIDGLVRDYFERTHLADLAGLFRARIEEHAGKARERY; from the coding sequence ATGTCACACATTTTGAGGGTTTCAGAAGCTGCGTCAATTGCATTCCATACCATGGTGCTCATGGCCGCCGACCCTCAGAAGCTTTTCACGGCTCACCAGATTTCTCAGATGCTCGAGGTTTCGGAGAACCATCTCTCCAAGGTGATGCAGCGCCTTGCAAAGGCAGGCCTTGTGAAGGCGGAGCGCGGCCCTTCGGGAGGATACAGGATTGGGAAGGACACCAGGAAGGTCACGCTCCTTCACGTCTATGAAGCCATTGAAGGCCCCATGGACATGTCGGCCTGCCTGCTCTCTGAGAAACGGTCCTGCGGTGACAAGTGTCTCATGGGATCGCTCCTTGTGCAGATTGATGGACTTGTGAGAGATTATTTCGAGAGGACCCACCTGGCGGACCTTGCCGGCCTCTTCCGCGCCAGGATAGAGGAGCATGCGGGGAAGGCCCGTGAGCGTTACTGA
- a CDS encoding methylated-DNA--[protein]-cysteine S-methyltransferase has protein sequence MKRAQGRRGEMRGILIETDIGVCGLAWSPAGLVSLMLPGADPREVAGDLARAAAITSLQDAPQWINRAVTAIRTLLSTGKTDFTGIPLDLAGVPPFHRKVYQRLKKVPPGTVITYSQLARQCGNPRAARAVGQAMAKNPLPLVIPCHRVISSGKSPGGFSAYGGVFTKLSLLSREGVKL, from the coding sequence ATGAAGAGAGCTCAAGGGAGAAGGGGCGAGATGAGGGGCATTCTTATTGAGACCGACATTGGTGTCTGCGGACTGGCATGGAGCCCCGCGGGCCTCGTGAGCCTCATGCTCCCCGGGGCAGATCCCCGGGAGGTGGCAGGGGATCTTGCCCGCGCTGCTGCCATTACCTCCCTTCAGGATGCTCCTCAATGGATAAATAGGGCGGTGACAGCGATAAGGACACTTCTTTCAACAGGGAAAACCGATTTCACCGGGATCCCCCTCGATCTTGCCGGAGTGCCCCCATTTCACCGGAAAGTTTATCAGAGACTGAAGAAGGTACCGCCGGGGACGGTCATCACTTACAGTCAGCTTGCCAGGCAGTGCGGTAATCCCCGTGCGGCGAGAGCTGTAGGGCAGGCGATGGCAAAGAACCCCCTTCCCCTGGTGATTCCCTGCCACCGGGTCATATCTTCGGGGAAAAGTCCTGGAGGTTTCTCTGCCTACGGCGGAGTTTTCACCAAGCTGAGCCTCCTGTCCAGAGAGGGCGTGAAGCTCTGA
- a CDS encoding amidohydrolase, which translates to MNTKPLPLSSIELYDLIAREIPSLTALRRKLHEHPDLMFEETFAQGLIAEELSALGIPFEKGIAGTGIAGIIETPGAPENSPATGLRADMDALPLQEETGAPWASREPGKMHACGHDGHVTMLIGAARVLSAAREKLPRPVKLIFQPGEEGGMGALKMLEEGVLTEKVCRHPVDTMFALHGYPYGDAGHLYIKPGSMFAAVDDYEVTFHGRGGHGSMPHNTVDPVVAIAQAVVSLQTIVSRNVDPLHPAVITVGHLAAGQKSNIIPGSAVLSATIRTFAPQIRELVTKRFHEVMEHTAQAFGCSTSIEHTVFCPVTNNSEDITRHVMAFARGLLGSEKVHLMEAPCTGSEDFAFFCNNVPSAIAFLGLRPEDAATFPDLHNPHFDFNDHVLAHGIGLLCAFALSGH; encoded by the coding sequence ATGAATACCAAGCCCCTCCCCCTCTCCTCCATTGAGCTCTATGACCTCATCGCCAGGGAGATCCCCTCCCTTACGGCGCTCCGCCGGAAACTCCATGAGCACCCGGACCTCATGTTCGAAGAGACCTTTGCCCAGGGGCTCATCGCGGAAGAACTCTCGGCACTTGGCATCCCCTTTGAAAAGGGGATTGCAGGCACCGGCATCGCAGGGATCATCGAGACGCCCGGCGCTCCTGAAAACAGCCCCGCCACAGGGCTCCGCGCCGACATGGACGCCCTCCCGCTCCAGGAAGAGACAGGCGCTCCGTGGGCTTCCAGGGAGCCGGGGAAAATGCATGCCTGCGGCCATGACGGCCACGTGACAATGCTGATAGGTGCCGCCCGTGTCCTCTCGGCAGCGAGGGAAAAGCTCCCGCGCCCCGTAAAACTGATATTTCAGCCTGGCGAAGAAGGGGGTATGGGAGCACTGAAAATGCTTGAGGAGGGAGTTCTCACAGAAAAGGTATGCCGCCACCCCGTGGACACCATGTTTGCCCTCCACGGCTACCCTTACGGCGATGCAGGACACCTCTATATAAAGCCGGGATCGATGTTCGCCGCCGTCGATGATTACGAAGTCACCTTTCATGGCAGGGGGGGCCACGGGAGCATGCCCCATAACACTGTTGATCCCGTAGTGGCGATAGCCCAGGCCGTAGTCTCGCTCCAGACCATCGTGAGCAGAAACGTGGACCCTCTTCACCCGGCAGTCATCACCGTAGGGCACCTGGCGGCGGGACAGAAGTCCAACATAATCCCCGGGTCAGCAGTCCTCTCGGCCACCATAAGAACCTTTGCGCCACAGATAAGAGAGCTTGTCACGAAAAGGTTCCACGAGGTCATGGAGCATACGGCGCAGGCATTCGGCTGTAGCACCTCCATAGAGCATACAGTTTTCTGCCCTGTCACAAACAACAGCGAAGACATAACCCGCCATGTGATGGCTTTTGCCCGCGGACTGCTCGGCAGTGAAAAAGTGCACCTGATGGAGGCACCCTGCACAGGCTCAGAGGATTTTGCCTTCTTCTGCAACAATGTGCCGTCGGCCATAGCATTTCTGGGACTCAGGCCTGAAGATGCCGCAACCTTCCCGGACCTCCACAACCCGCATTTTGATTTCAATGACCACGTGCTTGCCCATGGCATCGGTCTTCTCTGCGCCTTTGCCCTCAGCGGACACTGA
- a CDS encoding PilZ domain-containing protein → MWPFVKKKEQSAQEKQENPEDRRRLARIDMILTVNCHLPGEQELFRISTENVNVLGIKFVSPVELKELQDLDMKILLQSNFPTINVKGRVVWVIKKATDKKTIYIGGIEFFPYDEEEKKFFQKFIDKHVTGEFEIPPQKRP, encoded by the coding sequence ATGTGGCCCTTTGTGAAAAAAAAGGAGCAGTCCGCGCAGGAGAAACAGGAAAACCCAGAAGACCGGAGGAGACTGGCCAGGATCGACATGATCCTCACTGTCAACTGCCACCTGCCAGGCGAACAGGAGCTCTTCAGGATCTCCACTGAAAACGTCAATGTCCTGGGGATCAAGTTCGTCTCACCCGTGGAGCTGAAAGAGCTCCAGGATCTGGATATGAAGATTCTCCTCCAGTCGAATTTCCCCACGATCAACGTGAAAGGGCGGGTCGTCTGGGTAATCAAGAAGGCCACAGACAAAAAAACAATCTATATAGGCGGTATAGAGTTCTTCCCTTATGACGAGGAGGAAAAAAAGTTCTTCCAGAAGTTTATCGACAAGCACGTTACCGGAGAATTTGAAATTCCTCCGCAGAAACGGCCTTAA
- the mltG gene encoding endolytic transglycosylase MltG, giving the protein MRAMSVILKVLAFILLGALLAGLGFAAGMGTGIYLSLKPSGTGPPVRLEIPKGATAGEVAAALEREGVIENRLLFRLTMKLAGAEASLKPGCYLVDPRENMMEIVNQFRKGSFRLRLVTIPEGLTLKEVAQILEKNGVAKASEVLRTAKESEFSLGGKKLPDIEGYLLPNTYDIPDFFTTKEVLETMLKAFETSVLPLYERNRGKLPYKLTLRQVVILASMVEREAQVPSERPVIAMVYYNRLRRGMRMECDATIQFALGKPRAILKLSDLKLQSPYNTYLHDGLPPGPIANPGIDCIRAAIEPARNDYLYYVRNDVKNDGSHVFSRTFAEHNEAISKYQR; this is encoded by the coding sequence ATGCGGGCGATGTCAGTTATATTGAAAGTTCTGGCCTTTATCCTCCTGGGTGCTCTTCTCGCCGGACTTGGCTTTGCCGCGGGAATGGGCACCGGCATCTACCTGTCTCTCAAACCTTCAGGCACAGGGCCTCCGGTGAGGCTTGAAATCCCCAAGGGCGCCACGGCCGGAGAGGTTGCTGCAGCTCTCGAGCGTGAAGGCGTGATTGAAAACAGGCTCCTCTTCCGCCTCACCATGAAACTTGCCGGGGCCGAGGCCTCACTCAAGCCCGGCTGCTACCTTGTGGACCCCCGCGAGAACATGATGGAAATCGTCAACCAGTTCCGCAAGGGAAGCTTCAGGCTCCGCCTCGTGACAATTCCCGAGGGCCTCACGCTCAAGGAAGTGGCTCAGATCCTGGAAAAAAACGGCGTGGCAAAAGCCTCTGAGGTGCTCAGGACCGCCAAGGAGAGTGAATTCTCCCTGGGAGGGAAGAAGCTCCCGGACATCGAGGGCTATCTTCTCCCCAACACCTATGATATCCCCGATTTCTTCACCACCAAAGAAGTGCTTGAGACCATGCTCAAGGCCTTTGAGACCAGTGTGCTTCCCCTTTACGAGCGGAACAGGGGAAAGCTCCCCTACAAGCTCACCCTCAGGCAGGTAGTCATTCTGGCATCAATGGTTGAAAGGGAGGCCCAGGTCCCCTCTGAGCGCCCCGTCATCGCCATGGTCTATTACAACAGGCTCAGGCGGGGCATGAGGATGGAGTGCGACGCCACAATTCAGTTCGCCCTCGGGAAGCCCAGGGCAATCCTGAAGCTGAGCGACCTCAAGCTTCAGTCGCCTTACAATACCTACCTCCATGACGGCCTCCCCCCGGGACCCATTGCCAACCCGGGAATCGACTGCATCAGGGCCGCCATCGAGCCTGCCCGCAATGACTACCTTTACTACGTGCGCAATGACGTGAAAAATGACGGAAGCCATGTCTTTTCGCGGACATTTGCCGAGCACAACGAAGCCATCAGCAAATATCAGCGCTGA
- a CDS encoding exopolyphosphatase yields the protein MRLVTRSDFDGLICAVLLKEAGVIDHYKFVHPKDIQDGIVPISENDVLTNIPYWPGCGLWFDHHSSEDDVTSLFAADFKGASRPEKSCARIVYDYFGGKKKFKKFAKMIEAVDKSDSGDLTSEEIKNPSGWILLSFIMDPRTGLGKYKDYRISNYQLMQDLIEYCRTLPIEEILAHPDVQERISRYRTDQEHYIDMLKGCSKLYGSCLVIDLRPVKTTPAGNRFIEYMLFPECNVSMRVIWGLTKNIVVLCMGHSILNKSCTIDVGNIAKQYGGGGHFKVATCQIPESNADDILDEVIDYMVKHGPPATVQ from the coding sequence ATGCGGCTTGTAACGCGCTCGGACTTTGACGGACTGATATGCGCCGTGCTCCTCAAGGAAGCCGGCGTCATTGACCATTACAAGTTTGTCCATCCCAAGGATATCCAGGACGGGATCGTGCCCATAAGCGAGAATGACGTGCTTACCAACATCCCTTACTGGCCCGGCTGCGGCCTCTGGTTTGACCACCACTCCTCCGAGGATGATGTGACCTCCCTTTTCGCCGCCGACTTCAAGGGTGCCTCGAGGCCCGAGAAGAGCTGTGCCCGTATCGTCTATGATTATTTCGGCGGGAAAAAGAAATTCAAGAAGTTTGCCAAGATGATTGAAGCCGTGGACAAGAGCGATTCGGGAGATCTCACTTCAGAGGAGATCAAGAATCCTTCCGGGTGGATCCTGCTTTCCTTCATCATGGATCCCAGGACAGGCCTTGGAAAATACAAGGATTACCGCATCAGCAACTACCAGCTGATGCAGGATCTCATTGAATACTGCCGCACCCTTCCCATAGAAGAAATCCTGGCCCACCCCGATGTCCAGGAGCGCATCAGCCGCTACAGGACCGACCAGGAGCACTACATTGACATGCTCAAGGGGTGCTCAAAGCTCTATGGCAGCTGCCTGGTAATTGATTTACGCCCGGTGAAGACCACTCCGGCGGGAAACCGCTTCATTGAATACATGCTTTTCCCTGAATGCAATGTCTCCATGAGAGTGATCTGGGGTCTCACGAAAAACATTGTGGTGTTATGCATGGGACACAGCATTCTCAACAAGAGCTGCACCATTGACGTCGGCAACATTGCGAAACAGTACGGCGGAGGCGGCCATTTCAAGGTGGCCACGTGCCAGATCCCGGAAAGCAATGCTGACGATATACTTGATGAGGTCATCGACTACATGGTGAAACATGGACCGCCTGCCACGGTTCAGTGA
- a CDS encoding PAC2 family protein, whose protein sequence is MKKGPYKILSNTDIQASSVCAFWNEDARSLSMVVKALRKAIGGMPFCKLDPVGFFPLDNVHVRDDVAHIPESVFYAGSGEVVLFESQPPQYEWYRFLTTVLDVAEERCKVQELYTVGRMVSVSAHTTPREIFGIFTSQDIKKKLDVFGVSKDVDYQQDSDQRPTLSSFLIWAAQQRSIPGVNLWVTIPFYLANVGDPRAEKSLLQFFQRRFKLEIDYGEVDIEIREQNRRLQDLRERSPSVNESIQRLETNLILTDEETYQLAGEVEEALSS, encoded by the coding sequence ATGAAGAAGGGGCCCTATAAGATTCTCAGCAATACTGACATTCAGGCCTCGTCGGTGTGCGCCTTCTGGAACGAGGATGCGCGGAGCCTTTCCATGGTCGTCAAGGCTCTCAGAAAAGCCATAGGAGGCATGCCTTTCTGCAAGCTCGACCCTGTGGGCTTTTTCCCCCTGGATAACGTGCATGTACGGGATGATGTCGCCCATATACCAGAAAGCGTCTTCTACGCCGGCAGCGGTGAAGTGGTGCTTTTTGAGTCGCAGCCTCCCCAGTACGAATGGTACCGCTTTCTTACCACCGTTCTTGACGTGGCAGAGGAGCGCTGCAAAGTGCAGGAGCTTTATACTGTCGGGCGCATGGTCTCGGTGAGCGCCCATACCACGCCCCGTGAGATTTTCGGGATATTCACCTCCCAGGACATCAAGAAAAAGCTTGATGTATTCGGCGTAAGCAAAGACGTGGACTATCAGCAGGATTCTGATCAGCGCCCCACTCTCAGCTCCTTTCTTATATGGGCTGCCCAGCAGCGATCAATACCGGGTGTGAACCTCTGGGTCACCATTCCCTTTTATCTCGCCAACGTGGGCGATCCGAGAGCCGAAAAGTCCCTTCTCCAGTTCTTCCAGCGGCGCTTCAAGCTTGAAATTGATTACGGCGAAGTTGATATCGAGATAAGGGAGCAGAACAGGAGGCTTCAGGATCTCCGCGAGCGCTCCCCTTCCGTCAATGAAAGCATCCAGCGCCTTGAAACAAACCTCATCCTCACTGATGAGGAGACCTACCAGCTTGCCGGTGAGGTTGAAGAGGCTCTCTCCTCGTAA
- a CDS encoding YkgJ family cysteine cluster protein: MEPPGHLVIECTDSQFTVRSMSPGAAVHERTARFVEMPAVRDLVRKLVNVLVTDFGDRLFSDLCGECGSCCTGAAVAASHEEIEAIAAFLAVPVKELLERFFFRKPPGGGEQWVIREQTGRCVFLRDCAGGTRHCAIYPVRPYVCSSLVKPDMPICRKSLGKLICHLERITFEGTAAIIVTRSGRILEVKLENPLALQLLQHLRGVLSPAASRENRRPGRPVTVKAEDFKAGPALLEMERSLYGTADAPPVLPSLRTDSAEFEIFSIVLLKDSLLVFCRDGTVFRKAELRDGEEEEIGKAMKALLRELPGTLSGEAAGALRSMSFLCRRCGKCCRHFVAEISPYDIERIALHLGIPVEETWKRYLVPDIFSWNEHNADLKKVPEGRGREGERCVFLGTHGDGLPGCSIYEARPRVCRRYFPGNEKCSQNVDDLPPEALLDSLVSFTISGDSLSFTTTFTESHGIPAPVIDVHQYEGIMKRLEEIKGTVEEIVKSRKS; this comes from the coding sequence GTGGAGCCACCAGGCCATCTTGTCATAGAGTGCACCGACTCGCAGTTCACCGTGAGGTCCATGAGCCCGGGAGCCGCTGTCCATGAGAGAACGGCAAGGTTCGTGGAGATGCCGGCGGTGCGTGACCTGGTCAGAAAGCTTGTCAACGTGCTGGTCACAGATTTCGGCGACCGGCTTTTCAGCGACCTGTGCGGGGAGTGCGGCAGCTGCTGCACCGGCGCTGCGGTGGCGGCAAGCCATGAGGAGATTGAAGCCATCGCGGCCTTTCTTGCAGTCCCTGTAAAAGAGCTCCTTGAGCGCTTCTTCTTCAGAAAGCCTCCCGGCGGCGGCGAGCAGTGGGTCATCAGGGAGCAGACAGGCCGCTGCGTTTTTCTCCGGGACTGTGCAGGCGGGACACGGCACTGCGCCATCTACCCGGTGCGCCCCTATGTATGCTCATCGCTCGTGAAGCCTGATATGCCCATATGCCGCAAAAGCCTGGGGAAGCTCATCTGTCATCTTGAGAGGATCACCTTTGAGGGGACTGCGGCCATAATAGTGACCCGTTCAGGGAGAATCCTCGAGGTGAAGCTTGAAAATCCCCTGGCCCTCCAGCTTTTGCAGCACCTGCGCGGGGTGCTCTCCCCGGCGGCGTCGAGGGAGAACAGGCGCCCCGGCAGGCCTGTAACCGTCAAGGCAGAGGATTTTAAGGCAGGCCCGGCGTTACTGGAAATGGAGCGGTCCCTTTATGGCACAGCCGATGCTCCACCGGTACTTCCATCACTTCGGACAGACTCCGCGGAGTTTGAAATATTCTCAATCGTGCTGTTGAAAGACTCCCTTCTTGTATTCTGCAGGGATGGCACGGTATTTCGCAAGGCAGAGCTCAGGGACGGCGAGGAGGAAGAAATCGGGAAGGCAATGAAAGCTCTGCTGAGAGAGCTTCCGGGGACCTTGAGCGGAGAGGCAGCCGGGGCTCTCAGGTCCATGAGTTTTCTGTGCCGCCGCTGCGGCAAGTGCTGCAGGCATTTCGTGGCGGAGATATCACCGTACGATATAGAGAGAATCGCATTGCACCTGGGGATACCTGTTGAAGAGACATGGAAGCGCTATCTTGTCCCCGATATATTCTCGTGGAACGAGCATAATGCCGATCTGAAAAAAGTTCCTGAAGGCAGGGGCAGGGAGGGGGAGCGGTGTGTTTTCCTGGGCACCCATGGTGACGGCCTCCCGGGGTGTAGCATCTATGAGGCAAGGCCCCGCGTCTGCAGGCGGTACTTTCCCGGCAATGAGAAATGCTCACAGAACGTTGATGATCTCCCTCCTGAAGCGCTGCTTGACAGCCTTGTCTCTTTCACAATAAGCGGCGACTCCCTGTCGTTCACTACCACCTTTACGGAAAGCCATGGCATCCCGGCTCCTGTCATTGATGTGCACCAATATGAGGGTATCATGAAGAGGCTCGAAGAAATAAAGGGGACCGTGGAGGAGATTGTAAAGTCCCGCAAGTCCTGA
- a CDS encoding glycerate kinase codes for MGVSCRYGEDFHGAVKIIKAGTKISGTAAVPPEEAPVYGQIAEGLYRGRRNEKERRTALEVVSEALRAASPRRALLSHVRMEGASLFVDEKPYDLTKYERVIVVGGGKAGAQMTEALVEILGDRITVGLVMVKDMASTPCGNVTLCRGGHPLPDENSAWGTKKILSLLDGSTERDLLICLLSGGASALLTFPEEGLTIEDLQAVSSTLLRCGAPISDINCVRKHLCRVKGGKLARHASPSPLISLILSDVVGNPLEVIASGPTFPDESSFENALDIIRLYGIKDMLPQAVVDHLTKGRKGEVPENPRQQDPIFAHVQNVIIGDNRQALSAAAEKASALGFNTLMLTSFIEGEAREVAHVMVAIAREICSSGNPLPAPAFIAAGGETTVRVVGRGMGGRNQELALAAAEGLEGLGNVVLVSCATDGSDGPTDAAGGLVDGETALRGKALGLEIADCLQANDSYRYLAEAGDLMVTGPTGTNVNDLAFLFVF; via the coding sequence ATGGGGGTATCCTGCCGGTATGGGGAGGATTTTCATGGAGCGGTCAAAATAATAAAAGCAGGCACTAAAATTTCAGGCACGGCGGCAGTTCCGCCGGAGGAGGCTCCTGTTTACGGACAGATAGCGGAAGGGCTCTACCGGGGAAGAAGGAATGAAAAGGAGCGCAGGACTGCCCTTGAGGTGGTATCGGAGGCCCTTCGGGCCGCATCGCCCCGCAGGGCTCTTCTGAGCCATGTCAGGATGGAAGGCGCCTCTCTCTTCGTCGATGAGAAGCCCTATGACCTCACAAAGTATGAAAGAGTCATCGTCGTGGGGGGAGGGAAGGCGGGAGCGCAGATGACCGAAGCCCTCGTCGAGATCCTGGGAGACAGGATAACGGTCGGCCTCGTTATGGTAAAGGATATGGCTTCCACACCCTGTGGCAATGTGACACTCTGCAGGGGAGGGCATCCTCTGCCTGATGAGAATTCCGCCTGGGGCACGAAGAAAATTCTCTCTCTCCTTGACGGCTCCACGGAGCGGGACCTGCTCATCTGCCTCCTCTCGGGGGGCGCCTCGGCCCTGCTCACCTTTCCAGAAGAAGGCCTCACTATTGAGGATCTCCAGGCAGTCTCCTCCACGCTCCTGAGATGTGGCGCCCCTATCAGTGACATCAACTGCGTGAGAAAGCACCTCTGCAGGGTCAAAGGCGGTAAACTGGCCAGGCATGCCTCTCCATCGCCGCTTATATCCCTGATCCTCTCCGATGTCGTAGGGAATCCCCTTGAGGTGATAGCATCGGGGCCGACATTTCCCGATGAGAGCTCATTTGAAAACGCCCTTGATATTATCAGGCTCTATGGTATAAAAGATATGCTGCCTCAAGCTGTCGTAGATCACCTTACGAAAGGGCGCAAAGGTGAAGTTCCTGAAAACCCGCGGCAGCAGGACCCGATTTTTGCCCACGTCCAGAATGTCATTATCGGCGACAACAGGCAGGCCCTCTCCGCAGCCGCAGAAAAGGCATCGGCTCTGGGCTTCAACACATTGATGCTCACGTCTTTCATTGAAGGTGAGGCAAGAGAGGTGGCGCATGTGATGGTGGCAATTGCCCGCGAAATATGCTCATCGGGAAATCCTCTGCCAGCACCTGCCTTTATAGCGGCAGGAGGGGAAACGACGGTGAGGGTGGTGGGGAGGGGTATGGGGGGAAGGAACCAGGAGCTTGCCCTTGCCGCGGCGGAAGGCCTTGAAGGCCTTGGGAATGTCGTCCTGGTGAGCTGCGCAACCGATGGAAGCGATGGCCCCACTGATGCTGCAGGGGGCCTTGTTGACGGCGAGACAGCGCTCCGGGGAAAGGCACTGGGGCTTGAAATCGCCGACTGTCTCCAGGCCAATGACTCTTACCGCTACCTTGCAGAGGCTGGAGATCTCATGGTAACAGGCCCTACGGGCACTAATGTGAACGACCTCGCCTTTCTCTTTGTGTTTTAA
- a CDS encoding prepilin-type N-terminal cleavage/methylation domain-containing protein, protein MALSKAKKPGITLSELIVAMALLTVILALCTNLFVSSFHRLQMTNAMQDAQNNAIVGLDRFTRDFRETTKQSVVYYKDSSHQYIYFPSPRDRNGVFHQAPNGFIEWSTWIAYYMIRDPNFASQGQQGEPTYLLARRQQDILDKKLTNTPAFDWNSINGAEIAAKNAVQFNITSVQLSEYMVTYEVSLHTKREYKGKAYTYQAERFISIRDRLQPIYLDY, encoded by the coding sequence ATGGCGCTCAGCAAAGCGAAAAAACCAGGTATCACCCTCTCGGAGCTCATCGTGGCGATGGCGCTCCTGACAGTGATACTCGCTCTATGCACCAACCTCTTTGTTTCCTCATTCCACAGGCTCCAGATGACAAACGCCATGCAGGACGCCCAGAATAATGCCATAGTGGGGCTTGACCGCTTCACACGGGATTTCCGCGAGACTACCAAGCAAAGCGTGGTTTATTATAAAGACTCGAGCCACCAGTACATATACTTCCCCTCGCCCCGGGACAGGAACGGTGTCTTTCACCAGGCGCCTAACGGCTTTATTGAGTGGTCAACATGGATCGCCTATTACATGATAAGGGATCCCAATTTTGCCTCCCAGGGCCAGCAGGGTGAGCCCACCTACCTCCTGGCACGCAGGCAGCAGGACATCCTGGACAAAAAGCTCACCAACACGCCGGCATTTGACTGGAACTCCATAAACGGCGCCGAGATAGCGGCGAAAAACGCAGTGCAGTTCAACATCACTTCAGTTCAGCTTTCAGAATACATGGTCACCTACGAAGTCTCGCTCCATACGAAAAGGGAATATAAAGGCAAGGCTTATACCTATCAGGCCGAGAGGTTCATATCCATCCGGGACCGGCTCCAGCCGATTTACCTGGACTATTGA